From one Bacteroides fragilis NCTC 9343 genomic stretch:
- a CDS encoding M1 family metallopeptidase: MKIHILFGMIGFILLSGCNRAAEKNPRFYDAGVSRELAGHRKAQIKNLKYELSFNIPRQKEAAIEGDITLRFDLASRQEVLIDFREEREKIKEVIANGVPVDKVRFENEHIILPASSTVEGANGIRIRFTAGNQSLNRNDEYLYTLLVPDRARTVFPCFEQPNLKAEFTLQLELPADWKAVSNTYIRSETVTDDRKTVCFAPTEPLSTYLFSFVAGKLERREYTRDGRTIAAYYRETDPKKVAQLDIVFGQVMASLHWLEEYTGIAYPFAKYDFIVLPGFQFGGMEHTGATLYNDNGIFLSEHPTPDEELNRAELIAHETSHMWFGDLVTMDWFDDVWTKEVFANYFAARIVEPLFPEINHTQNKLKTFTAASLSEDRTMGTNAIRQPLDNLRNAGLIYGQIIYNKAPVMMEKLVDKMGETNFRSGIQEYLKTYSYDNATWDDLIRILDSKTTEDLAAFSDVWVNRKGMPTLTFRTDGQELEIRQHDPYNRGLFWPQRFAVTLCGERDSVIRVNMTDTLFRMQLPFVPSRVLPNTDGRGYGVFVPDEPALHWLAAHWWEIEDDTARQSLLMVLYENYLAKHISADDWVNSLITGLPAEKNALVASTASGYLANVMWEIAPANRAEVEARIYTMTQNHPLPSCRIQLMRLFMQNAISEPMVKKLYILWQQQSDKHLNRQDYTTLAYELAIRMPLESEQILRTQRARIDDPDRLRQFDFISRAAVSDTARLDTLFNSLLAAENRRIEPWTTAVIRYLNHPLREDQSVKYIRPGLEVLEEVQRTGDIFFPKNWAAALLGNHLGSSAYEEVVRFLNERPDYSPLLKNKILQAAYPLYRANN; the protein is encoded by the coding sequence ATGAAAATACATATCTTATTTGGAATGATCGGGTTCATTCTGCTGTCCGGTTGTAACCGGGCAGCAGAAAAGAACCCTCGTTTTTATGATGCCGGCGTTTCCAGGGAACTAGCCGGGCACCGCAAGGCCCAGATTAAGAATCTGAAGTATGAACTTAGTTTCAATATCCCGCGACAGAAAGAGGCTGCCATTGAGGGCGATATTACCTTGCGCTTTGATTTGGCTTCCCGACAGGAAGTCCTGATAGACTTTCGGGAAGAGCGTGAGAAGATCAAAGAGGTTATAGCCAACGGAGTGCCGGTGGACAAGGTGCGTTTTGAGAATGAGCACATCATTCTGCCTGCTTCGTCGACAGTGGAAGGAGCGAATGGAATACGGATTCGTTTCACCGCCGGCAATCAGTCACTGAACCGGAACGACGAATACCTCTACACATTGCTGGTGCCCGACCGTGCCCGTACCGTATTCCCCTGTTTTGAGCAGCCCAATTTGAAGGCGGAGTTCACTTTACAGCTTGAACTTCCCGCAGACTGGAAAGCTGTTTCTAATACATACATCCGGAGTGAGACGGTAACCGACGATCGTAAGACCGTCTGTTTTGCACCGACCGAACCTCTTAGTACGTACCTGTTCTCGTTTGTAGCCGGAAAGTTGGAGCGTCGGGAGTATACCCGGGACGGACGTACCATCGCTGCTTATTACCGGGAGACCGATCCTAAGAAAGTAGCTCAGTTGGATATTGTCTTCGGGCAGGTGATGGCATCGCTCCATTGGCTTGAAGAGTATACTGGCATTGCATATCCGTTTGCCAAGTACGATTTTATTGTTCTGCCCGGTTTTCAGTTTGGCGGGATGGAACATACAGGGGCTACCTTATATAATGATAACGGGATTTTCCTGAGTGAACACCCTACGCCGGACGAGGAGTTGAATCGGGCTGAGCTGATTGCCCATGAAACGTCGCACATGTGGTTTGGCGATTTGGTTACCATGGATTGGTTTGACGACGTATGGACTAAAGAAGTTTTTGCCAACTATTTTGCAGCCCGGATTGTCGAACCCCTGTTTCCGGAGATCAATCACACCCAGAATAAACTCAAGACCTTTACGGCAGCTTCACTTTCCGAGGATCGTACTATGGGGACGAATGCCATCCGCCAACCGCTTGATAACTTGCGTAATGCCGGATTGATCTATGGGCAGATCATCTATAACAAGGCTCCCGTGATGATGGAAAAACTGGTCGACAAGATGGGGGAAACCAATTTCCGGAGTGGTATACAGGAGTACCTGAAGACCTACTCGTACGATAATGCCACCTGGGACGACCTGATCCGTATTCTGGACAGTAAGACGACCGAGGACCTGGCCGCCTTCAGTGATGTATGGGTGAACCGGAAAGGGATGCCTACGTTAACTTTCCGGACAGACGGGCAAGAACTGGAAATTCGCCAGCATGATCCCTACAACCGGGGATTGTTCTGGCCGCAACGTTTTGCCGTTACTCTTTGCGGAGAGCGCGATTCGGTGATCCGGGTGAATATGACAGATACCCTGTTCCGGATGCAACTTCCGTTTGTGCCTTCGCGCGTATTGCCCAATACCGATGGTAGAGGCTATGGGGTATTTGTGCCCGACGAGCCTGCTCTGCATTGGCTGGCGGCACATTGGTGGGAGATAGAAGATGATACGGCCCGCCAATCGCTGCTGATGGTGCTCTATGAAAATTATCTGGCCAAACACATCTCGGCGGACGACTGGGTCAACAGCCTGATAACAGGGCTTCCGGCCGAGAAGAACGCTTTGGTGGCTTCTACAGCCAGTGGTTATCTGGCGAATGTCATGTGGGAGATAGCTCCGGCAAACCGGGCAGAAGTAGAAGCCCGCATTTATACGATGACACAGAATCATCCGTTGCCTTCGTGCCGGATACAATTGATGCGCCTTTTCATGCAGAATGCCATTTCCGAACCGATGGTGAAGAAGCTCTACATTTTGTGGCAACAGCAGTCCGACAAACATCTGAACCGACAGGATTATACAACTTTAGCCTACGAACTGGCTATTCGCATGCCTTTGGAGAGCGAACAGATACTCCGCACACAGCGGGCACGTATTGACGATCCGGATCGTTTGCGGCAGTTCGACTTTATCTCACGGGCAGCCGTATCCGATACTGCGCGGCTCGATACTCTGTTCAACAGCCTGCTGGCGGCAGAAAACCGCCGGATAGAGCCTTGGACGACTGCTGTCATTCGATACCTGAACCATCCGTTGCGTGAGGATCAGTCGGTGAAGTACATTCGTCCGGGACTGGAGGTGCTGGAAGAGGTACAACGCACCGGAGATATTTTCTTTCCCAAAAATTGGGCGGCAGCTTTGCTGGGCAATCATCTCGGTTCATCGGCTTACGAAGAAGTGGTACGCTTCCTGAACGAGCGTCCCGATTATTCACCGCTTTTGAAGAACAAGATACTGCAGGCAGCCTATCCGTTGTACCGGGCAAACAATTAA
- a CDS encoding fumarate hydratase produces MATPPFKYQPMFEHGEDKTEYYLLTKDYVSVSEFEGTPVLKVQKEGLTAMANTAFRDVSFMLRRAHNEQVAKILSDPEASENDKYVALTFLRNAEVAAKGILPFCQDTGTAIIHGEKGQQVWTGYCDEEALSLGVYKTYTEENLRYSQNAPLNMYDEVNTKCNLPAQIDIEATEGMEYKFLCVTKGGGSANKTYLYQETKAILNPGTLVPFLVEKMKTLGTAACPPYHIAFVIGGTSAEKNLLTVKLASTHYYDELPTTGNEYGRAFRDVELEKEVLAEAQKIGLGAQFGGKYLAHDVRIIRLPRHGASCPVGLGVSCSADRNIKCKINKDGIWIEKLDSNPGSLIPAELRGAGEGDVVKIDLNQPMADILKELTKYPVATRLSLNGTIIVGRDIAHAKLKERLDRGEDLPQYIKDHPIYYAGPAKTPAGMACGSMGPTTAGRMDPYVDLFQSHGGSMIMLAKGNRSQQVTDACKKYGGFYLGSIGGPAAILAQNNIKSIECVEYPELGMEAIWKIEVEDFPAFILVDDKGNDFFKQIKPRCGSCSNK; encoded by the coding sequence ATGGCAACACCTCCGTTTAAGTATCAACCTATGTTCGAACATGGGGAAGATAAAACCGAGTATTATCTGCTTACCAAAGACTATGTGTCAGTAAGCGAGTTCGAAGGAACACCTGTGCTGAAAGTACAGAAAGAAGGTCTGACAGCGATGGCTAATACTGCTTTCCGCGACGTATCTTTCATGCTTCGCCGTGCGCACAACGAGCAGGTAGCGAAGATTCTGAGCGACCCGGAAGCAAGTGAAAACGACAAATACGTGGCATTGACTTTCCTGCGCAACGCTGAAGTGGCTGCCAAAGGTATACTTCCTTTCTGCCAGGATACCGGTACGGCTATCATCCACGGTGAAAAAGGACAGCAGGTATGGACAGGCTATTGCGATGAAGAAGCTTTGTCATTGGGTGTTTACAAGACATATACGGAAGAAAACCTGCGTTATTCACAGAATGCTCCGCTCAACATGTACGACGAGGTGAACACGAAGTGCAATCTGCCGGCCCAGATCGATATCGAGGCTACGGAAGGCATGGAGTACAAATTCCTGTGTGTGACCAAGGGTGGTGGTTCTGCCAATAAGACTTATCTGTATCAGGAGACAAAAGCGATCCTGAATCCGGGCACTCTGGTTCCGTTCCTGGTTGAGAAGATGAAGACACTGGGTACAGCGGCTTGTCCTCCTTATCATATTGCATTCGTTATCGGCGGTACTTCGGCTGAGAAGAATCTGCTGACTGTGAAACTGGCTTCTACCCACTATTACGACGAGTTGCCGACTACCGGTAATGAGTATGGTCGTGCTTTCCGCGACGTAGAACTGGAGAAAGAGGTACTTGCCGAAGCCCAAAAGATCGGTTTGGGAGCACAGTTTGGCGGTAAATATCTGGCACACGATGTACGTATCATCCGTCTGCCCCGTCACGGAGCTTCTTGTCCGGTGGGCTTGGGTGTATCTTGTTCTGCCGACCGTAACATCAAATGTAAGATCAATAAAGACGGTATCTGGATTGAAAAACTCGATTCTAATCCGGGCAGTCTGATTCCCGCAGAACTGCGTGGCGCAGGTGAAGGCGATGTAGTGAAAATCGACCTGAACCAGCCGATGGCGGATATCCTGAAGGAACTGACTAAATATCCGGTAGCTACACGTCTGTCACTCAACGGTACGATCATCGTAGGCCGTGATATCGCTCACGCTAAACTGAAAGAACGTCTGGATCGCGGCGAAGATCTGCCTCAATATATCAAAGACCATCCGATTTATTATGCCGGTCCGGCTAAAACTCCTGCCGGCATGGCTTGCGGTTCGATGGGACCGACTACTGCCGGACGTATGGATCCCTATGTGGACTTGTTCCAGAGCCATGGCGGCAGCATGATTATGTTGGCAAAAGGTAACCGTAGCCAGCAGGTGACCGATGCTTGTAAGAAGTATGGCGGTTTCTACCTTGGTTCAATCGGTGGTCCGGCTGCTATCCTTGCCCAGAACAATATCAAGAGCATCGAATGCGTAGAATATCCGGAATTGGGTATGGAAGCTATCTGGAAGATCGAAGTAGAGGACTTCCCCGCATTTATTCTTGTAGATGACAAGG